The following coding sequences lie in one Halorarum halophilum genomic window:
- a CDS encoding site-2 protease family protein has protein sequence MNTLLWVLAGVIAYSAILIALESRGLLPDSVRVQGPLTTIHTKHGRAFLDWLATPRRFWRAWSNVGVGIALVVMFGMFYFLVQAAVLTFQNPVSTQANQPQNFLVIPGVNDFLPLAVAPEIVLGLLVALVVHEGGHGLLCRVENIDIDSMGVVLLAIIPIGAFVEPDEESQQSADRGSRSRMFAAGVTNNFAITFIAFALLFGPVVGAISAAPGVAVGGAYEGAPAFAAGIEGGDRITAVGGASVENESDLRAALADAPEQSVEVEVNGDETVTVDRRVVVVGTVGGNPANLSITEGEAPVNVTAVNGTEVGTYAEFREVAAQHEYARLETSAGPRTLPLGVYVSSVADGGPLDNATNLNGSFVVTRVAGERVVDFSDLDSALADHAPGDTVTLRAYVDGEFREYELTLGGTADDPQIGVYGAQGVSGLIVDDFGVREYPAESYLALLGGDTADAPPQFSGLAGSFLGLAYLALVLPLAGAVGYLPYNFAGFYGVFTNFFEVSGPLAAFGETPVFLAANVLFWTAWINVQLGIFNCIPGYPLDGGRILRMVMEGIVARLPVSDRPRLVRTLTTSVGLTMLAALLVIVFGPQLISG, from the coding sequence ATGAATACGCTGCTGTGGGTTCTCGCGGGCGTGATCGCGTACTCCGCGATCCTGATCGCGCTCGAGTCGCGGGGCCTCCTCCCCGATTCGGTCCGGGTTCAGGGGCCGCTGACGACGATCCACACGAAACACGGACGGGCGTTCCTCGACTGGCTGGCGACGCCGCGGCGCTTCTGGCGCGCCTGGAGCAACGTCGGCGTCGGCATCGCCCTCGTCGTGATGTTCGGGATGTTCTACTTCCTGGTCCAGGCGGCGGTCCTGACGTTCCAGAACCCCGTCTCGACCCAGGCGAACCAGCCCCAGAACTTCCTCGTCATCCCCGGCGTCAACGACTTCCTCCCGCTCGCGGTGGCGCCCGAGATCGTGCTCGGCCTGCTCGTCGCGCTCGTCGTCCACGAGGGCGGCCACGGCCTGCTGTGCCGCGTCGAGAACATCGACATCGACTCGATGGGCGTCGTCCTGCTCGCGATCATTCCCATCGGGGCGTTCGTCGAACCGGACGAGGAGAGCCAGCAGTCCGCCGACCGGGGCTCGCGCTCGCGGATGTTCGCCGCCGGCGTAACGAACAACTTCGCGATCACGTTCATCGCCTTCGCGCTCCTGTTCGGCCCCGTCGTGGGCGCCATCTCGGCCGCCCCCGGCGTCGCGGTCGGCGGCGCCTACGAGGGTGCCCCCGCATTCGCGGCGGGCATCGAGGGCGGCGACCGGATCACCGCCGTCGGCGGTGCGTCCGTCGAGAACGAGTCGGACCTCCGCGCGGCGCTCGCGGACGCGCCCGAACAGTCCGTCGAAGTCGAGGTGAACGGCGACGAGACGGTGACCGTCGACCGGCGGGTAGTCGTCGTCGGCACGGTGGGCGGGAACCCGGCGAACCTCTCCATCACCGAGGGCGAGGCGCCCGTGAACGTGACCGCCGTCAACGGCACCGAGGTCGGCACCTACGCCGAGTTCCGCGAGGTGGCGGCCCAGCACGAGTACGCCCGCCTCGAGACGAGCGCCGGCCCGCGGACGCTCCCGCTCGGCGTCTACGTCTCCAGCGTCGCCGACGGTGGCCCGCTGGACAACGCCACGAACCTGAACGGCTCGTTCGTCGTGACCCGGGTCGCCGGCGAGCGCGTGGTCGACTTCTCCGACCTCGACTCGGCGCTCGCCGACCACGCGCCCGGCGACACCGTGACGCTCCGGGCGTACGTCGACGGGGAGTTCCGGGAGTACGAACTCACCCTCGGCGGCACCGCCGACGATCCGCAGATCGGCGTCTACGGCGCCCAGGGCGTCTCCGGGCTGATCGTCGACGACTTCGGCGTTCGCGAGTACCCCGCCGAGTCGTACCTCGCGCTGCTCGGCGGCGACACGGCCGACGCGCCGCCGCAGTTCAGCGGCCTCGCCGGGTCCTTCCTCGGTCTCGCGTACCTGGCACTCGTGCTCCCGCTCGCCGGCGCGGTCGGCTACCTGCCGTACAACTTCGCCGGCTTCTACGGCGTGTTCACCAACTTCTTCGAGGTGAGCGGGCCGCTGGCAGCGTTCGGCGAGACGCCGGTGTTCCTCGCCGCGAACGTCCTCTTCTGGACGGCGTGGATCAACGTCCAGCTGGGCATCTTCAACTGCATCCCCGGCTACCCGCTCGACGGCGGACGAATCCTCCGCATGGTGATGGAGGGAATCGTCGCCCGGCTCCCCGTGTCGGACCGCCCGCGGCTCGTCAGGACGCTCACCACCTCGGTCGGGCTGACGATGCTCGCGGCGCTGCTGGTCATCGTGTTCGGCCCGCAACTGATCTCGGGGTAG
- a CDS encoding LURP-one-related/scramblase family protein, translated as MFEGSRYEVRQKIAIGNKYVISEGGEDILQSAQKKLRLKEDFRFTDVDGGEELFKVKADSVLDTAAAYDIEDSRTGERVGSVKRSVMSMFKHEYQLLGPDGNVVATVKEDSWLRAFVRRQLTTWLPFAYGVEASDGSEVGRIEGAFSLRDRYSVTVTGDVDPRLLVIAAVVIDAIEGN; from the coding sequence ATGTTCGAGGGGTCGCGGTACGAGGTCCGCCAGAAGATCGCCATCGGCAACAAGTACGTGATCTCCGAGGGGGGCGAGGACATCCTCCAGTCCGCCCAGAAGAAGCTCCGCCTGAAGGAGGACTTCCGGTTCACCGACGTCGACGGCGGCGAGGAGCTGTTCAAGGTGAAGGCCGACAGCGTGCTCGATACCGCCGCGGCCTACGACATCGAGGACTCCCGGACGGGCGAGCGCGTGGGCTCGGTGAAGCGAAGCGTGATGTCGATGTTCAAGCACGAGTACCAGCTGCTCGGCCCGGACGGGAACGTCGTGGCGACGGTGAAGGAGGACAGTTGGCTGCGCGCGTTCGTCCGCCGACAGCTGACGACGTGGCTCCCGTTCGCCTACGGCGTGGAGGCCTCCGACGGGAGCGAGGTCGGTCGTATCGAGGGCGCGTTCTCGCTGCGCGACCGCTACTCGGTGACGGTGACCGGCGACGTGGACCCGCGGCTGCTCGTCATCGCGGCCGTGGTCATCGACGCCATCGAGGGGAACTAG
- a CDS encoding heme-binding protein, translated as MTEAPRTDEGWYVLHDFRQVDWNAWREAPQRERDRAIAEGVDYLERHEDLVDAEEGASAVFSVLGHKADLLVLHFRPTLDALSTAERRFESTALASFTSQPTSYVSVTEVSGYVSDDYFEGNEEEIDEGLRRYIEGKLKPDIPDDEYVSFYPMSKRRGEEYNWYDLSFEERADLMSGHGDVGREYAGKIKQVIASSVGFDDHEWGVTLFAADPADIKDIVYEMRFDEASSRYGEFGQFYVGRRFPPTDLGAYLAGESVPTSEHGDAGHHHAGDESSAAGGHAHGQSAHGDHPHGGGHSGDGDHPHAEGSHHDGHDDEHGGGDDADEEEASIRAELEDLDIYAGKPHGEDVFATVLYSEADPDELFEEVDGLRGNFEHYGTHVKTAVYTGTGTDRAAVVSIWETASAAETAAGFLSELPGIVERAGEESGFGTMGMFYAVKPEHRDDFVEKFETVGDVLDDTEGHHETDLMVNLEDENDMFIASQWASREDAMGFFRSDAFRDTVQWGRDVLADRPRHVFLA; from the coding sequence ATGACCGAAGCACCGCGGACCGACGAAGGGTGGTACGTGCTCCACGACTTCCGGCAGGTGGACTGGAACGCCTGGCGGGAGGCGCCACAGCGCGAGCGCGACCGGGCGATCGCCGAGGGCGTCGACTACCTCGAACGCCACGAGGACCTCGTCGACGCCGAGGAGGGCGCCTCCGCCGTCTTCTCCGTGCTCGGGCACAAGGCCGACCTGCTCGTCCTCCACTTCCGGCCGACGCTCGACGCGCTCTCGACGGCCGAGCGCCGCTTCGAGTCCACCGCGCTCGCGTCGTTCACGAGCCAGCCGACCTCCTACGTCTCCGTGACCGAGGTGTCGGGATACGTCTCGGACGACTACTTCGAGGGGAACGAGGAGGAGATCGACGAGGGACTCCGCCGCTACATCGAGGGGAAACTGAAACCCGACATCCCCGACGACGAGTACGTCTCCTTCTACCCGATGAGCAAGCGGCGCGGCGAGGAGTACAACTGGTACGACCTCAGCTTCGAGGAACGTGCCGACCTCATGTCCGGCCACGGCGACGTCGGCCGGGAGTACGCCGGGAAGATCAAGCAGGTCATCGCCTCGTCGGTCGGCTTCGACGACCACGAATGGGGCGTCACCCTGTTCGCCGCCGACCCCGCCGACATCAAGGACATCGTGTACGAGATGCGCTTCGACGAGGCCTCCTCGCGCTACGGGGAGTTCGGACAGTTCTACGTCGGCCGGCGCTTCCCGCCGACCGACCTCGGCGCGTACCTCGCCGGCGAGTCCGTGCCGACGAGCGAGCACGGGGACGCGGGACACCACCACGCCGGCGACGAGTCGAGTGCCGCCGGCGGTCACGCCCACGGCCAGTCCGCACACGGCGACCACCCGCACGGCGGCGGCCACAGCGGCGACGGCGACCACCCGCACGCGGAGGGGAGCCACCACGACGGCCACGACGACGAGCACGGCGGTGGCGACGATGCCGACGAGGAGGAGGCCAGCATCCGCGCCGAACTGGAGGATCTAGACATCTACGCGGGCAAGCCCCACGGCGAGGACGTGTTCGCCACCGTGCTCTACTCGGAGGCCGACCCGGACGAGCTGTTCGAGGAGGTCGATGGCCTGCGGGGGAACTTCGAGCACTACGGCACGCACGTGAAGACCGCGGTGTACACCGGGACGGGGACCGACCGCGCGGCGGTGGTCTCCATCTGGGAGACGGCGAGCGCGGCCGAGACGGCAGCGGGGTTCCTCTCGGAGCTCCCCGGAATCGTCGAGCGCGCCGGCGAGGAGTCCGGGTTCGGCACGATGGGGATGTTCTACGCCGTGAAGCCCGAGCACCGCGACGACTTCGTGGAGAAGTTCGAGACGGTCGGCGACGTCCTCGACGACACCGAGGGACACCATGAGACCGACCTGATGGTGAACCTGGAGGACGAGAACGACATGTTCATCGCCAGCCAGTGGGCCTCGCGGGAGGACGCGATGGGGTTCTTCCGCTCGGACGCCTTCCGCGACACGGTCCAGTGGGGACGGGACGTCCTGGCGGACCGACCGCGGCACGTCTTCCTGGCCTGA
- a CDS encoding sensor histidine kinase produces MSSRDGQDVGSNRVTALYAATRDLLTAPDREALCAVAVETAEEILGFPFTSIHLLDDDGLEPVATTDVIGGESGDVRAFVRGGPVWDVYASGEALTVNGVEWAGHEVHAGVVVPIGEHGVLVAGGGESDGVSDATLKLARLLAENSAVALDRLERERQLDQLHKAARELMAARDTAAVAAAATNAAHEILGLRVNAVHLVSSAGERLVPVSVTEEARELLGDVPDLEPGSVGWRAFESKETIVHDDVRNADSVQNPDTPLRSEVVLPLGDHGVFIAGTDEVDAFDESDLGLAHVFADNVEAALDRAEREATLRTREAELKRQNERLEEFASVVSHDLRNPLNVAQGRLELARDEVDNEHLGHIEEAHDRMADLIEDLLSLARTGQALGEVESVALTPLVREVWTTVPGGDLTMNPDLGTVDANASRLRELLENLFRNAVEHASEDVAVEVDTLPDAAGFYVADDGPGVPPEDREAVFERGFTTAAEGTGFGLPIVREIVEAHGWRISLTESDGGGARFEIRTDPE; encoded by the coding sequence ATGAGTTCCCGCGACGGCCAGGACGTCGGCAGCAACCGGGTGACGGCGCTGTACGCCGCCACGCGGGACCTGCTGACCGCTCCCGATCGGGAGGCGCTGTGTGCCGTCGCGGTCGAGACCGCCGAGGAGATCCTCGGGTTTCCGTTCACCAGCATCCACCTCCTGGACGACGATGGGCTGGAACCGGTCGCCACTACCGACGTGATTGGCGGCGAGTCGGGCGACGTACGGGCGTTCGTGCGTGGCGGTCCGGTGTGGGACGTGTACGCCTCGGGGGAGGCGCTCACCGTCAACGGCGTGGAGTGGGCGGGCCACGAGGTCCACGCCGGCGTCGTCGTCCCCATCGGCGAGCACGGCGTCCTGGTGGCCGGCGGCGGCGAGTCCGACGGCGTCTCGGACGCGACCCTGAAGCTCGCCCGACTGCTGGCCGAGAACAGCGCGGTCGCGCTCGACAGGCTCGAACGCGAGCGACAGCTCGACCAGCTCCACAAGGCGGCGAGGGAGCTGATGGCGGCCCGGGACACCGCGGCCGTCGCCGCGGCCGCGACGAACGCCGCCCACGAGATCCTCGGGTTGCGCGTCAACGCCGTCCACCTCGTCTCCTCGGCCGGTGAGCGCCTCGTCCCCGTTAGCGTCACCGAGGAGGCCCGGGAGCTGCTGGGGGACGTTCCGGACCTCGAACCGGGGAGCGTCGGATGGCGGGCGTTCGAGTCGAAGGAGACGATCGTCCACGACGACGTCCGGAACGCGGATAGCGTCCAGAACCCGGACACGCCGTTGCGAAGCGAGGTCGTCCTCCCGCTCGGCGACCACGGCGTGTTCATCGCGGGCACCGACGAGGTGGACGCCTTCGACGAGTCCGATCTGGGCCTCGCGCACGTCTTCGCCGACAACGTCGAGGCGGCGCTCGACCGCGCCGAGCGGGAGGCGACGCTCCGGACCCGCGAGGCGGAGCTGAAACGGCAGAACGAGCGCCTCGAGGAGTTCGCCTCGGTCGTCAGCCACGACCTCCGGAACCCGCTCAACGTCGCGCAGGGACGACTCGAACTCGCCCGGGACGAGGTCGACAACGAGCACCTGGGCCACATCGAGGAGGCCCACGACCGGATGGCCGACCTCATCGAGGACCTGCTCTCGCTGGCCCGGACCGGCCAGGCCCTCGGCGAGGTCGAGTCGGTCGCGCTCACCCCCCTCGTCAGGGAGGTCTGGACGACCGTTCCGGGCGGGGACCTCACGATGAACCCCGACCTCGGGACCGTGGACGCGAACGCCTCGCGGCTCCGCGAACTGCTGGAGAACCTGTTCCGGAACGCGGTCGAACACGCCAGCGAGGACGTCGCCGTCGAGGTGGACACCCTCCCCGACGCGGCCGGGTTCTACGTCGCCGACGACGGCCCGGGCGTCCCCCCGGAGGACCGCGAGGCGGTGTTCGAGCGCGGGTTCACCACGGCAGCGGAGGGCACCGGCTTCGGGCTCCCCATCGTCCGGGAGATCGTCGAGGCCCACGGCTGGCGCATCTCGCTGACGGAGAGCGACGGCGGCGGCGCCCGCTTCGAGATCCGGACTGACCCGGAGTGA
- a CDS encoding aldo/keto reductase, which yields MHYRELGDSGVEVSEVAFGAWVVGTDWWGDRTDEDAVELVEYALDRGITFFDTGDVYGHGRSEELIGEALGEHREEVTVGTKVGYDFYNNPQAGHGELPKELNAEYVREAVEKSLDRLDMEYVDVLFLHNANVDEVTDEVLETLYDLREEGLVDALGWALGPSIGWLAEGDRAAELDFDAVQTVYNLFEQTPGNHFIDTARELGADTSLIARVPHSSGLLNEQVTPDTELGDGDHRSFRPDAWFETGWEKLDEIRFLERDGERTMGQAAIQWLLAHDEVASVTPTFRSREDVDEWAAAPDTPALSDEEFERVADLYARNFGVGRDDGMNPEDFRTSVDGDDLRDAGILPAQSADD from the coding sequence ATGCACTACCGCGAACTCGGTGACTCGGGCGTCGAGGTGAGCGAGGTCGCCTTCGGCGCGTGGGTGGTCGGCACCGACTGGTGGGGTGACCGCACCGACGAGGACGCAGTCGAGCTTGTCGAGTACGCGCTCGACCGGGGGATCACGTTCTTCGATACCGGCGACGTGTACGGGCACGGCCGGTCGGAGGAGCTCATCGGCGAGGCGCTCGGCGAGCACCGCGAGGAGGTCACGGTCGGCACGAAGGTCGGCTACGACTTCTACAACAACCCGCAGGCGGGCCACGGCGAACTCCCGAAGGAGCTGAACGCGGAGTACGTCCGCGAGGCGGTGGAGAAGTCGCTCGACAGGCTCGACATGGAGTACGTCGACGTGCTGTTCCTCCACAACGCGAACGTCGACGAGGTGACCGACGAGGTGCTCGAGACGCTGTACGACCTCCGCGAGGAGGGGCTCGTCGACGCGCTCGGCTGGGCGCTCGGCCCCTCCATCGGCTGGCTCGCCGAGGGCGACCGCGCCGCAGAACTCGACTTCGACGCGGTCCAGACCGTCTACAACCTGTTCGAGCAGACGCCCGGAAACCACTTCATCGACACCGCCCGAGAGCTCGGCGCCGATACGAGCCTCATCGCCCGCGTCCCGCACTCCTCGGGCCTGCTGAACGAGCAGGTCACGCCCGACACCGAACTCGGGGACGGCGACCACCGCTCGTTCCGCCCGGACGCGTGGTTCGAGACCGGCTGGGAGAAGCTCGACGAGATCCGGTTCCTCGAACGGGACGGCGAACGGACGATGGGCCAGGCGGCCATCCAGTGGCTGCTCGCCCACGACGAGGTGGCCTCGGTGACGCCGACGTTCCGCTCGCGCGAGGACGTCGACGAGTGGGCCGCCGCGCCCGACACGCCCGCGCTCTCCGACGAGGAGTTCGAGCGCGTCGCCGACCTGTACGCCCGGAACTTCGGGGTCGGCCGCGACGACGGCATGAACCCCGAGGACTTCCGGACGTCCGTCGACGGCGACGACCTCCGGGACGCGGGCATCCTGCCGGCCCAGTCGGCCGACGACTGA